The following proteins are encoded in a genomic region of Streptomyces sp. SLBN-31:
- a CDS encoding SpoIIE family protein phosphatase, whose product MNARLALLGTVAPGVTESEVFRLALQHTVGELGALGGVFHLRGPMSALRLVSSVGLPAALTRPWEIVDQEGPQAPARALRRGSGVWVPLESEEFEPLRAWPGTGLAALPLFSGQRGIGALTVLTGERGEPTPEQWEFLRAVVAWAEDRMAKAPPTSGPDRSGLTGERLRDALKEVRVGSWDWDIRTGDLVWDEAALELYGTRPADFTGRIESWMRVVHPDDLAPTLAAAQRAIADGTVYEAEYRIRRLDGTYGWTQARGRATYDERGEPLRMIGVGWESNESRRTRDALSRALRHMSDGFLAVDDQWRITFANLEAERLLGFSEEQMFGRLLWALPSVRRIPGLKARCLRAAAEEKPAGFDVHLPETGQRFHLRVVPGPDGRTLYFQDVTEKRRLAEERQSAERSAAERALRIAELTAELAKATTSQDVVDAVARRVLPPFAATGLMVQVIEGDRLHHVGAVGYPDDFLDSVDGRLRSPMDPGWDPAESDTPLFMSSAEEFAARYPAMADLPGRAGKQSWAFLPLTASGNTFGVCILSFDRPRRLTDEERALLTTISALVAQSLERARLYDAEHTRSRELQRSLLPQGLPDLPACTAAARYLPAGQGADVGGDWYDIIPLSGGQVALVVGDVMGHGLPEAATMGRLRTAVHTLADLELPPGEILGHLNDIVAGMGEASYATCLYALYDSTTGRCSLARAGHPPPALVRPDGTVHFPEPDADPPLGAAEPPFETVELDVPEGSLLVLYTDGLVESAKREIDEGMAELARLLGTAHRDGTAVDLERLCDTLTAGLLPTEQQAADDAAFLVARLHALPADRMASWPLPQDPRAAGLARRHVREQLAAWDLDDLVPTTELLVSELVGNVVRHARGPVRLRLLYGAELICEVYDGSQTMPRIRRATETDEGGRGLQLIAALTGRWGARYTPTGKCIWAEQPLAAAGGQGEASLDAAELLFLDAAGFDGDWDALS is encoded by the coding sequence ATGAACGCGCGGCTCGCTCTCCTCGGCACGGTGGCTCCCGGAGTCACGGAGAGCGAGGTCTTCCGGCTGGCGCTGCAGCACACGGTGGGTGAGCTGGGCGCGCTCGGCGGGGTCTTCCATCTGCGCGGCCCGATGTCCGCGCTGCGTCTGGTGTCGTCCGTCGGCCTTCCTGCCGCCCTGACCCGCCCGTGGGAGATCGTCGACCAGGAGGGTCCGCAGGCCCCGGCCCGCGCGCTGCGGCGGGGAAGCGGTGTGTGGGTGCCGCTGGAGTCCGAGGAGTTCGAGCCGCTGCGGGCTTGGCCGGGCACGGGACTCGCCGCCCTGCCCCTGTTCAGCGGGCAGCGCGGGATCGGCGCCCTGACCGTCCTGACCGGTGAGCGGGGCGAGCCCACGCCGGAGCAGTGGGAGTTCCTGCGGGCCGTGGTCGCCTGGGCCGAGGACCGCATGGCCAAGGCTCCGCCGACGAGCGGGCCCGACCGGTCCGGGCTGACCGGAGAGCGCCTGCGGGACGCCCTGAAGGAGGTGCGGGTCGGCTCGTGGGACTGGGACATCCGCACCGGTGACCTGGTCTGGGACGAGGCGGCCCTGGAGCTGTACGGCACCCGGCCCGCCGACTTCACGGGCCGGATCGAGAGCTGGATGCGCGTCGTCCACCCCGACGACCTGGCCCCCACCCTGGCGGCCGCCCAACGGGCGATCGCCGACGGCACGGTCTACGAGGCCGAGTACCGGATACGGCGCCTGGACGGCACGTACGGCTGGACCCAGGCGCGCGGCCGGGCGACGTACGACGAACGCGGCGAGCCCCTGCGGATGATCGGCGTGGGCTGGGAGAGCAACGAGTCGCGCCGGACCCGGGACGCGCTCAGCAGGGCCCTGCGGCACATGAGCGACGGCTTCCTCGCGGTGGACGACCAGTGGCGGATCACCTTCGCCAACCTGGAGGCAGAGCGGCTGCTGGGCTTCTCCGAGGAGCAGATGTTCGGCCGTCTGCTGTGGGCCCTGCCCTCCGTCCGGCGCATACCCGGCCTCAAGGCCCGCTGTCTGCGCGCCGCGGCCGAGGAGAAGCCGGCCGGCTTCGATGTGCACCTGCCCGAGACCGGGCAGCGGTTCCATCTGCGGGTGGTGCCCGGGCCGGACGGGCGCACCCTGTACTTCCAGGACGTCACCGAGAAGCGCCGGCTGGCGGAGGAGCGTCAGTCCGCCGAGCGGTCCGCGGCCGAACGTGCCCTTCGCATAGCCGAGTTGACCGCGGAACTCGCCAAGGCGACGACCTCCCAGGACGTGGTGGACGCGGTGGCCAGACGCGTGCTCCCGCCGTTCGCCGCGACGGGGCTCATGGTGCAGGTCATCGAGGGCGACCGGCTCCACCACGTGGGTGCCGTCGGCTACCCCGACGACTTCCTCGATTCCGTCGACGGCCGCCTCCGGTCACCCATGGACCCCGGCTGGGACCCGGCCGAGTCGGACACCCCGCTGTTCATGTCCTCCGCCGAGGAGTTCGCCGCGCGCTACCCGGCGATGGCCGACCTGCCGGGCCGGGCCGGCAAGCAGTCCTGGGCGTTCCTGCCGCTGACGGCCTCCGGGAACACCTTCGGCGTGTGCATCCTGTCCTTCGACCGGCCGCGGCGGCTCACCGACGAGGAACGCGCGCTGCTGACCACGATCAGCGCCCTGGTGGCGCAGTCCCTGGAGCGGGCCCGGCTGTACGACGCCGAGCACACCCGGTCCCGCGAACTCCAGCGCAGCCTGCTCCCCCAGGGGCTGCCCGACCTGCCCGCGTGCACGGCCGCCGCCCGCTATCTCCCGGCCGGACAGGGCGCCGACGTGGGCGGCGACTGGTACGACATCATCCCGCTGTCCGGCGGGCAGGTGGCGCTGGTGGTCGGCGACGTCATGGGGCACGGGCTGCCGGAGGCGGCCACCATGGGCCGGCTGCGCACCGCCGTACACACCCTGGCGGACCTGGAACTGCCGCCGGGCGAGATCCTGGGTCACCTGAACGACATCGTCGCCGGGATGGGCGAGGCGTCGTACGCCACCTGCCTGTACGCGCTCTACGACTCCACCACCGGGCGCTGCTCGCTGGCCCGCGCCGGGCATCCACCGCCCGCCCTGGTCCGTCCCGACGGCACCGTGCACTTCCCCGAGCCGGACGCCGATCCGCCGCTGGGGGCCGCCGAACCGCCCTTCGAGACGGTCGAGTTGGACGTGCCCGAGGGTAGCCTCCTGGTGCTGTACACCGACGGCCTGGTCGAGTCGGCCAAGCGGGAGATCGACGAGGGCATGGCGGAACTGGCCCGGCTGCTGGGTACGGCCCACCGGGACGGGACGGCCGTGGACCTGGAGCGCCTGTGCGACACGCTGACGGCCGGTCTGCTGCCCACCGAACAGCAGGCGGCCGACGACGCGGCGTTCCTGGTGGCCCGGCTGCACGCCCTGCCGGCGGACCGGATGGCCTCCTGGCCGCTGCCCCAGGACCCGCGGGCGGCCGGCCTGGCCCGCCGGCACGTCCGCGAGCAGCTCGCCGCCTGGGACCTGGACGACCTGGTCCCCACCACGGAGCTCCTGGTCAGCGAGCTCGTGGGCAACGTCGTCCGGCACGCCAGGGGCCCGGTCCGGCTGCGTCTGCTGTACGGGGCCGAGCTGATCTGCGAGGTCTACGACGGCAGCCAGACGATGCCGCGCATCCGCCGCGCGACGGAGACCGACGAGGGAGGCCGGGGGCTGCAGCTCATCGCGGCGCTGACCGGGCGGTGGGGCGCCCGCTACACGCCGACCGGGAAGTGCATCTGGGCCGAGCAGCCGCTGGCCGCAGCCGGCGGCCAGGGCGAGGCGTCACTCGACGCGGCGGAGCTGCTGTTCCTGGACGCAGCAGGTTTCGACGGGGACTGGGACGCCCTGTCCTGA
- the miaB gene encoding tRNA (N6-isopentenyl adenosine(37)-C2)-methylthiotransferase MiaB: protein MTSSSDRSPAVDVQSPKTYEVRTYGCQMNVHDSERLSGLLEDAGYVRAPEGSDGDADVVVFNTCAVRENADNRLYGNLGRLAPRKASRPGMQIAVGGCLAQKDRDTIVKKAPWVDVVFGTHNIGKLPVLLERARVQEEAQVEIAESLEAFPSTLPTRRESAYAAWVSISVGCNNTCTFCIVPALRGKEKDRRPGDILAEVEALVAEGVSEITLLGQNVNAYGSDIGDREAFSKLLRACGKIDGLERVRFTSPHPRDFTDDVIAAMAETPNVMPQLHMPLQSGSDTVLKAMRRSYRQDRYLGIIEKVRAAIPHAAITTDIIVGFPGETEEDFEQTLHVVREARFAQAFTFQYSKRPGTPAATMENQIPKEVVQARYERLVALQEDISWEENKKQVGRTLELMVAEGEGRKDGATHRLSGRAPDNRLVHFTKPDQDVRPGDVVTVEITYAAPHHLLAEGAVLDVRRTRAGDAWEKRNAAEAAEPAGVMLGLPKIGAPEPLPVASGSGCGCD, encoded by the coding sequence ATGACCAGCAGCAGCGACCGGAGCCCGGCAGTGGACGTTCAGTCACCCAAGACCTACGAAGTGCGCACCTACGGGTGCCAGATGAACGTCCATGACTCCGAGCGGTTGTCCGGACTGCTGGAGGACGCCGGCTACGTGCGCGCCCCCGAGGGCTCCGACGGCGACGCCGACGTCGTGGTCTTCAACACCTGCGCGGTCCGGGAGAACGCCGACAACCGCCTGTACGGCAACCTCGGCCGCCTCGCGCCCAGGAAGGCGTCCCGTCCCGGCATGCAGATCGCGGTCGGCGGGTGTCTGGCGCAGAAGGACCGCGACACCATCGTGAAGAAGGCGCCCTGGGTGGACGTCGTCTTCGGCACGCACAACATCGGCAAGCTCCCGGTGCTGCTGGAACGCGCGCGCGTGCAGGAGGAGGCGCAGGTCGAGATCGCCGAGTCCCTGGAGGCGTTCCCCTCCACCCTGCCGACGCGGCGCGAGAGCGCGTACGCGGCGTGGGTGTCGATCTCCGTCGGCTGCAACAACACCTGCACCTTCTGCATCGTCCCGGCCCTGCGCGGCAAGGAGAAGGACCGCCGCCCCGGCGACATCCTCGCCGAGGTCGAGGCACTGGTCGCGGAAGGCGTCAGCGAGATCACCCTGCTCGGCCAGAACGTCAACGCCTACGGCTCCGACATCGGCGACCGCGAGGCCTTCAGCAAGCTGCTGCGGGCCTGCGGGAAGATCGACGGCCTGGAGCGGGTCCGCTTCACCTCCCCGCACCCGCGCGACTTCACGGACGACGTCATCGCCGCCATGGCCGAGACGCCGAACGTGATGCCGCAGCTGCACATGCCCCTGCAGTCCGGCTCGGACACCGTCCTGAAGGCGATGCGCCGCTCCTACCGCCAGGACCGCTACCTGGGGATCATCGAGAAGGTCCGCGCGGCCATCCCGCACGCGGCGATCACCACCGACATCATCGTGGGCTTCCCCGGCGAGACCGAGGAGGACTTCGAGCAGACCCTCCACGTGGTCCGCGAGGCCCGCTTCGCGCAGGCGTTCACCTTCCAGTACTCCAAGCGCCCCGGCACCCCCGCCGCGACCATGGAGAACCAGATCCCCAAGGAGGTCGTCCAGGCGCGCTACGAGCGTCTCGTCGCCCTCCAGGAGGACATCTCCTGGGAGGAGAACAAGAAGCAGGTCGGCCGCACCCTGGAGCTGATGGTCGCCGAGGGCGAGGGCCGCAAGGACGGCGCCACCCACCGCCTCTCCGGCCGCGCCCCCGACAACCGCCTGGTCCACTTCACCAAGCCCGACCAGGACGTCCGCCCCGGCGACGTCGTCACCGTCGAGATCACCTACGCCGCCCCGCACCACCTCCTCGCCGAGGGCGCCGTCCTCGACGTGCGCCGCACGCGCGCGGGTGACGCGTGGGAGAAGCGCAACGCCGCCGAGGCGGCCGAGCCGGCCGGTGTGATGCTGGGCCTGCCGAAGATCGGGGCGCCCGAGCCGCTGCCGGTGGCGTCGGGCAGCGGCTGCGGCTGCGACTGA
- a CDS encoding plastocyanin/azurin family copper-binding protein has translation MSQVVIANKTARTAYRATALAFSAALLVAACSSGGGGGGKASQSTGAAKPGSGTKVTVTETEYALKLSRSSFSPGTYTFTADNAGATTHALEVDGPGVSDVRTKNISSGQNTSVTVTLKKGTYELYCPVDGHRQLGMKTDLKVG, from the coding sequence ATGAGCCAAGTGGTGATCGCGAACAAGACCGCACGAACGGCATACCGCGCGACGGCGCTGGCGTTCTCCGCCGCCCTCCTGGTGGCCGCATGTTCCAGCGGCGGCGGAGGCGGCGGGAAGGCCTCGCAGAGCACCGGCGCGGCCAAGCCCGGCTCGGGGACGAAGGTGACGGTGACGGAGACCGAGTACGCCCTGAAGCTCTCCCGCAGCTCCTTCAGCCCGGGCACCTACACCTTCACCGCCGACAACGCGGGCGCGACCACGCACGCCCTGGAGGTGGACGGCCCCGGTGTCTCCGACGTGCGGACCAAGAACATCTCCAGCGGCCAGAACACGTCCGTGACGGTCACCCTGAAGAAGGGAACGTACGAGCTCTACTGCCCCGTGGACGGGCACCGGCAGCTCGGCATGAAGACGGACCTCAAGGTCGGCTGA
- a CDS encoding MazG nucleotide pyrophosphohydrolase domain-containing protein — protein sequence MSSSPADLVRQFHLAFGLDARTTPTEVSPALAAHRGELLAEEAAEVAEVSVAGPLDRLAHELADVVYVAYGTALVHGIDLDAVIAEIHRSNMTKLGPDGSVARRADGKVLKGEHYEAPDVSGVLRRQGWIPGGE from the coding sequence ATGAGCTCATCGCCCGCCGATCTGGTCCGCCAGTTCCACCTCGCCTTCGGCCTGGACGCCCGCACCACGCCCACCGAGGTGTCGCCCGCGCTGGCCGCCCACCGCGGCGAGCTGCTGGCCGAGGAGGCCGCGGAGGTCGCCGAGGTCTCGGTCGCCGGACCGCTCGACCGGCTCGCCCACGAACTGGCCGACGTGGTCTACGTGGCGTACGGCACGGCCCTGGTGCACGGCATCGACCTCGACGCGGTCATCGCCGAGATCCACCGGTCCAACATGACCAAGCTGGGCCCCGACGGCAGCGTGGCCCGCCGCGCCGACGGCAAGGTACTCAAGGGGGAGCACTACGAGGCGCCGGACGTGTCCGGGGTGCTGCGGCGGCAGGGGTGGATACCGGGCGGCGAGTGA
- a CDS encoding TAXI family TRAP transporter solute-binding subunit, translating to MSNVFHRIGRRRAVQGAAAGLVVLGLLLWWLLPLGEDPPSGTIKFSTGTKAGVYQDYGERLRRAFRRDMPDLTVTLRTSDGSQENVRRVANGGADFTIAAADAVATYELGHAPGAGHLRGVARLYDDYVQLVVPRDSDIRSVADLRGKRVAVGPTRSGVRLIADRVLKAAGIDARKDITPFADGIDDGPGKLKKGDIDAFFWSGGVPTRGLEKLADGLTFRFVPIKADLVAKLHAQGGAARYYRATNMPESAYPSIQNGIAVPTIAVANLLVTRTDVDTRLTEWVTRTVIRSRDIIGKRVHSAQLVDLRTAIYTDPLPLQEGAKRYYRSVKP from the coding sequence ATGTCCAACGTGTTCCACCGGATCGGCAGGCGTCGGGCCGTGCAGGGCGCGGCCGCCGGCCTCGTCGTCCTCGGGCTGCTGCTGTGGTGGCTGCTGCCGCTGGGCGAGGATCCACCGAGCGGGACGATCAAGTTCAGCACCGGGACGAAGGCGGGCGTCTACCAGGACTACGGCGAGCGCCTGCGCAGGGCGTTCCGCCGGGACATGCCCGACCTGACGGTCACGCTGCGGACCAGCGACGGATCGCAGGAGAACGTCAGGCGGGTGGCGAACGGCGGTGCCGACTTCACGATCGCCGCGGCCGACGCGGTGGCGACGTACGAACTCGGCCACGCCCCCGGTGCCGGTCACCTGCGCGGTGTCGCACGGCTGTACGACGACTACGTGCAGCTCGTCGTCCCGCGTGACTCGGACATCCGGTCCGTCGCGGATCTGCGGGGCAAACGAGTGGCCGTAGGGCCGACGAGGTCGGGTGTGCGACTGATCGCCGACCGGGTGCTCAAGGCGGCCGGCATCGACGCGCGCAAGGACATCACACCCTTCGCCGACGGCATCGACGACGGACCCGGGAAGCTGAAGAAGGGCGACATCGACGCCTTCTTCTGGTCGGGCGGAGTCCCCACCAGGGGCCTGGAGAAGCTGGCCGACGGCCTCACCTTCCGGTTCGTGCCGATCAAGGCCGATCTCGTCGCCAAGCTGCACGCCCAGGGCGGCGCGGCCCGCTACTACCGCGCCACCAACATGCCCGAGTCGGCCTACCCCAGCATCCAGAACGGGATCGCCGTGCCGACCATCGCGGTCGCCAACCTCCTGGTGACACGCACGGACGTGGACACCCGGCTCACCGAGTGGGTGACCCGCACCGTGATCAGGAGCCGGGACATCATCGGCAAGCGGGTCCACTCGGCGCAGCTCGTCGACCTGCGCACCGCGATCTACACGGATCCGCTGCCGTTGCAGGAGGGCGCCAAGCGCTACTACCGCTCGGTCAAGCCGTAG